The following proteins are co-located in the Deltaproteobacteria bacterium genome:
- a CDS encoding transcriptional regulator → MPTVNYKDYLYEELKDKDYAAGYLTACYEDSLESFLVGLRDVVEVHGGVRELSNTTELNRENLYKLLSEEGNPKLASLHSILSALGFKLQINVATEGKKEAA, encoded by the coding sequence ATGCCAACTGTTAACTACAAGGATTATCTCTATGAGGAGCTAAAGGACAAGGATTACGCGGCCGGGTATCTAACGGCGTGTTATGAGGATTCACTCGAATCGTTTTTAGTAGGGCTTAGAGATGTAGTGGAGGTTCACGGAGGAGTGCGTGAGCTTTCTAATACCACAGAGCTCAATCGTGAGAATCTTTATAAATTGCTATCCGAGGAAGGTAACCCAAAGTTAGCTAGTTTACACTCCATACTTAGCGCCCTCGGATTTAAGTTGCAGATTAATGTTGCCACAGAAGGGAAGAAAGAAGCAGCTTAA
- a CDS encoding aspartate 1-decarboxylase: protein MYRKFLRAKIHNATVTHADLHYEGSVTIPKELMILADIKQYEAVQIWNTTRGSRLETYAISAENQDSSICINGAAAHLVHPGDKIIIAAFVEIDEDTMKSFKPRIVFVDKNNKPTEIDCEIPGPHTRPR, encoded by the coding sequence ATTTACAGAAAATTTTTGCGAGCAAAAATTCACAATGCCACTGTGACTCATGCCGATCTTCATTACGAGGGCAGTGTTACCATTCCAAAAGAGCTAATGATCTTAGCCGACATAAAGCAATATGAAGCCGTGCAAATCTGGAACACTACTCGTGGTAGCCGGTTGGAGACTTACGCAATAAGTGCTGAAAATCAGGACTCCTCGATATGCATTAATGGTGCCGCTGCCCATTTAGTCCATCCCGGCGACAAGATAATAATAGCCGCTTTCGTCGAAATCGACGAGGACACAATGAAGAGTTTTAAACCACGGATCGTTTTTGTCGATAAAAACAATAAGCCAACGGAAATCGACTGCGAAATTCCGGGACCGCATACACGTCCTCGGTAG
- a CDS encoding phosphoenolpyruvate carboxylase → MADAVEGLPEFKNLQNFLKLTRQGEDVSIEVTAFPACPGMRLNLCRTVSVWLLTKRAVIDTLEREGRRRGPVEGKTVVVRDVLTPHPCSTTSDEMLRAVRALQELVRIARQEDIPAAIDRVWRASIVLNIGGYKMPPEIYSQLRNLYSATILAARKVVTWIGFDSDGHSSESSHLNGRALREMANQERREMISWYVARLIPMERAALPRLCDQLSRIIIRLSATKDGLGSSPQAYSLVAEFLTDLAELEPRETQVEAVIRDVREFGFSLWTPQPRFDARALNGLWTSTNSGQGEDLFSANDRWLKDILLGLRDVSATTEEIPTAVLSGTEKIEDLMNAQQILDKYGPRTTVIPLFETSIGLSEARSTWKAWIEFLRKTGRMPVRPIFMVGFSDAGRECGMVWATLKARETIKKIFELSKELGVTELGVELGAGADIARGGVTNIEDFVVSMLPPANPTFPSEVLVTLQGDGIAVAYGARGHNSARPDVCLRTAEESLDTEFEVFLQAWGREQSEWYGEHVYHSQALRDWLNTGSPCFLVPEVTRRARPVSRMGEVSLKGMRAITSVLTGRAAFGMGISLLGAGTALKRIFKRDSAAVGMLGQALLHVPLARHMLKGLAEAYALGDPAGLLALTKAIAGQDGFSMSVVELIESDIAAGQAAFKELGLLGDPERAAASSFFRKELAVLLSESGGKLPESGAHREAILNCLIAIFHSCGTSG, encoded by the coding sequence TTGGCAGACGCAGTAGAAGGTCTGCCGGAGTTTAAGAATTTGCAAAATTTTTTAAAATTGACGCGTCAAGGGGAGGACGTGTCAATTGAGGTCACCGCATTCCCTGCCTGCCCAGGAATGCGGTTGAACCTTTGCAGAACCGTTTCGGTTTGGTTGCTAACGAAACGGGCCGTTATCGACACTCTCGAAAGGGAGGGTCGCAGGAGGGGCCCCGTAGAGGGGAAGACGGTTGTCGTAAGGGATGTATTGACACCGCATCCTTGTTCGACGACTTCCGACGAGATGTTGAGGGCGGTACGTGCTCTTCAAGAGCTCGTCAGAATCGCCCGGCAAGAGGATATCCCAGCTGCGATCGACAGGGTATGGCGCGCGAGTATTGTGCTAAATATCGGCGGCTACAAAATGCCGCCAGAGATCTACTCACAGCTGCGAAATCTCTACAGCGCCACGATCCTGGCGGCGCGAAAGGTCGTCACATGGATCGGATTCGATAGTGACGGCCATAGTTCCGAATCGTCTCACCTTAATGGCAGGGCTTTGAGGGAGATGGCCAACCAGGAGCGAAGGGAGATGATCTCCTGGTATGTTGCACGTCTAATTCCGATGGAGCGGGCTGCCTTGCCCCGGCTCTGCGACCAACTCAGCCGGATCATTATCCGGCTATCCGCTACAAAGGATGGGCTTGGGAGCTCGCCCCAAGCTTATTCGTTGGTAGCAGAGTTTCTCACGGACCTCGCCGAACTCGAGCCCAGAGAGACTCAAGTCGAGGCGGTTATACGGGATGTGCGCGAGTTCGGATTTTCTCTATGGACCCCTCAACCTCGATTCGATGCCAGAGCTCTGAACGGGCTTTGGACATCGACAAACTCGGGCCAGGGTGAAGACTTGTTCTCAGCCAACGACCGTTGGTTGAAGGACATTCTTTTGGGGCTAAGGGATGTTTCAGCCACAACGGAGGAGATACCAACTGCGGTGCTTTCGGGCACCGAAAAAATTGAGGATTTGATGAATGCCCAGCAAATCCTCGACAAATACGGCCCTCGAACAACGGTCATACCGTTGTTCGAAACATCGATCGGGCTGAGCGAGGCCCGATCGACTTGGAAGGCCTGGATTGAGTTCCTCCGCAAGACTGGCCGCATGCCGGTAAGGCCCATTTTTATGGTCGGCTTCTCCGATGCCGGCCGTGAATGTGGCATGGTCTGGGCGACCTTGAAAGCCCGCGAGACCATAAAGAAAATCTTTGAGCTCTCCAAGGAGCTGGGAGTCACTGAGCTCGGCGTTGAGCTTGGCGCAGGTGCCGACATCGCCCGCGGGGGGGTAACGAACATCGAGGATTTTGTAGTCTCCATGTTGCCGCCCGCCAACCCTACGTTCCCCTCGGAGGTCTTGGTGACGCTGCAAGGCGACGGGATCGCCGTGGCCTACGGCGCCAGGGGCCACAACTCCGCCAGGCCAGATGTATGCCTCCGCACCGCTGAGGAAAGCCTCGACACGGAATTCGAAGTGTTTTTGCAGGCTTGGGGGCGGGAACAATCGGAGTGGTATGGTGAGCACGTCTACCATTCCCAAGCCCTCAGGGATTGGCTAAACACGGGGTCGCCGTGTTTCCTGGTCCCTGAGGTAACCCGCCGTGCGCGACCGGTGTCACGCATGGGAGAGGTATCGCTCAAAGGCATGCGAGCGATAACCTCCGTGCTGACAGGCCGTGCGGCCTTCGGCATGGGCATCAGTCTTCTCGGTGCCGGGACCGCGTTGAAACGCATTTTTAAACGCGATTCCGCGGCTGTCGGCATGCTTGGGCAGGCGCTCCTGCATGTGCCACTGGCAAGGCACATGTTGAAGGGTCTAGCCGAGGCGTATGCGCTTGGTGATCCGGCGGGACTGCTCGCGCTCACCAAGGCAATAGCCGGGCAGGATGGCTTTTCTATGAGCGTAGTTGAGCTCATAGAATCCGATATCGCGGCAGGCCAAGCAGCGTTCAAAGAGCTTGGCCTTCTCGGAGACCCCGAGAGGGCGGCGGCATCGTCGTTTTTCAGAAAGGAGCTTGCCGTACTTCTTTCTGAGTCTGGAGGTAAGCTTCCCGAGAGTGGCGCACACAGGGAAGCGATCCTCAACTGCCTTATAGCCATTTTCCACTCGTGCGGAACTAGTGGATAA
- a CDS encoding glycosyltransferase family 2 protein has translation MKNNRTSSTAKVASDQKDLCAIDVLWKLSWVPTIFGGMKEGRLLNVDLSGATLETKNYLRVGDYISLRLENTDVSKKAHKFSSGIFDPRKIFRRNRVSAEITTNITYALDPRSEESRYVYEVAFMAATRERGKVFVNSTLPWMALILFVLGTINVIYLKSFNVKYFNYQVFLNSYSLVVSFYILSRFFFSCFYRPPKYVGYLPNISVIIACFNEGDSIRKTIDCIYKSDYPSDRIEVIAVNDGSTDNTLDEMRLAGADHRTLKVINFEKNLGKRHGMAAGTRAARGEILVFIDSDSFVERHTLRKLVQGFVNREVGAICGHANVTNTAKNFLTKMQQVRYFVAFRIIKAAESIFSTVACCSGCLAAYRREYVMEILDQWLNQTFLGNEATFGDDRSLTNYMLKKYRVIYDSEAVCTTIVPEKYGKFFRQQLRWKKSWLRETLIGCRFMWKRHPVACFFYYLGAMFPLMAPIVILNALVFPLFTIHSLSYVYIYGAFLMAMLYSLVYLIFYRDRVWLYGIAFSFFYMTVLVWQTYYAMFTVRRNHWGTR, from the coding sequence ATGAAAAATAACAGAACCTCGTCAACGGCTAAAGTCGCATCAGACCAGAAAGATCTTTGTGCGATAGATGTACTTTGGAAACTATCCTGGGTACCTACAATATTTGGGGGGATGAAAGAGGGTCGACTACTAAACGTCGATCTCTCAGGCGCCACATTAGAAACAAAGAATTATTTAAGAGTTGGGGACTACATTAGTCTGCGACTAGAAAACACCGACGTCAGTAAAAAGGCACATAAGTTTAGCTCGGGAATATTTGATCCTCGGAAAATCTTTCGACGTAATCGAGTGAGCGCAGAAATCACTACTAACATCACGTATGCACTCGATCCTCGATCCGAAGAAAGTCGATACGTATATGAAGTGGCATTCATGGCTGCGACTCGCGAGAGAGGAAAGGTTTTTGTCAATTCGACGTTACCCTGGATGGCACTCATCTTATTTGTACTCGGCACTATAAATGTGATTTATCTTAAGTCGTTTAATGTAAAATATTTTAACTACCAGGTGTTTCTTAATAGCTACAGTCTAGTAGTGTCATTTTACATACTATCGCGATTTTTCTTTTCTTGCTTCTATCGGCCACCTAAATACGTGGGGTACTTGCCAAATATTTCAGTAATTATTGCTTGCTTCAATGAAGGAGATTCTATTCGCAAGACAATCGATTGTATTTATAAATCCGATTACCCCTCGGATCGCATTGAAGTAATTGCTGTCAATGACGGCTCCACCGACAACACTCTCGACGAGATGCGCCTGGCTGGTGCAGATCACAGAACATTGAAAGTAATTAACTTCGAAAAGAACCTCGGCAAGCGACACGGCATGGCTGCTGGAACGCGAGCGGCTAGAGGTGAAATACTTGTCTTTATAGACTCGGACAGCTTTGTTGAACGCCACACTTTGCGAAAATTAGTGCAGGGTTTCGTCAACAGGGAAGTTGGGGCGATCTGTGGACATGCTAACGTTACTAACACGGCAAAAAATTTCTTGACCAAAATGCAACAAGTTAGATATTTCGTCGCATTTCGGATTATCAAGGCCGCCGAGTCTATCTTTTCAACGGTAGCATGCTGCTCTGGATGTCTAGCAGCGTATCGGCGCGAATACGTGATGGAGATACTGGATCAATGGCTAAACCAGACTTTTCTTGGCAATGAAGCTACCTTTGGCGATGACCGCAGTCTTACCAACTACATGTTGAAAAAATATCGCGTCATTTATGACTCCGAAGCCGTATGCACTACGATCGTTCCCGAAAAATACGGTAAGTTTTTTCGCCAACAACTCCGTTGGAAGAAGTCGTGGCTGAGAGAAACGCTGATTGGTTGTAGGTTCATGTGGAAAAGGCATCCAGTAGCGTGCTTTTTCTATTATCTAGGGGCAATGTTCCCGCTGATGGCGCCAATCGTCATACTCAATGCTCTGGTGTTTCCCTTATTTACCATTCACTCCCTCTCGTATGTCTACATTTATGGAGCCTTTCTGATGGCGATGCTTTATAGCCTTGTCTATCTCATTTTCTATAGAGATCGAGTTTGGCTTTATGGCATAGCCTTTAGCTTCTTCTACATGACTGTTCTCGTTTGGCAAACCTACTATGCCATGTTTACTGTTAGGCGAAATCATTGGGGCACACGGTAG
- a CDS encoding polysaccharide deacetylase family protein produces MPCLLLGEIIGAHGSMATTGTKVSRYRVHREDRIWWLVVIVCLIFIVDSYIHWEIAPTPLAKWSQKTVRDPLILALQYDRINKTCADHLCTSTEQFQSHIETLNSLGFEAISLKHLADFYYEGILLPEKSVLLTFDHAYLSTYESVHPIIKALQWPAVMEINADRIELRNTTFLYWGKLKQMAQSGLWDFTISGFSHSQGNNSYPAEPPSQENSTIRASLASQQTLLDGAIARIDANVTDTSSRISDHRIFSFSRTKDSLIGIPLKQALAERFNRSPELNRYVAFADDLFGLNTSLNKASQINQLRVPPGMSTENFSKLIESSIISPTIYGNNSSTQRLWKISQGQIDINGKVCSLQGSPQADMWLPSGPHANNWRLSTILRLDSGQFWFVQKSPTTDTLVRFGGDKQSLHVQVSNESGEITNLRSAPFGATKGERHSLTIIKRGHGMWVEWNGKLLFDRPIKLPSHFQGEIGVVSWTDSTDKSRVELADTKFEVLPNTLRVLEPFPSAEEVKKTHIMSDMLTHLSTIQWAVAGNKSWRIGAEDIFYKIAPDYFGLDFVPAICIMPQLPDKQTEGKIHITAEGWQESALRIIEKIKSPIVYLVFDELKAFKLSEVNKLAARAKELNPQKIIWTSHATTTASAPGLKVSSSDNICAFLSKSSKALLPMEET; encoded by the coding sequence ATGCCATGTTTACTGTTAGGCGAAATCATTGGGGCACACGGTAGTATGGCCACGACAGGCACGAAAGTTTCGCGGTATAGAGTTCACAGAGAAGATCGCATATGGTGGTTAGTAGTGATAGTTTGTTTGATTTTTATTGTTGACTCTTATATCCACTGGGAAATTGCTCCCACTCCTTTAGCTAAGTGGTCTCAAAAGACAGTTCGGGATCCTTTAATTTTAGCTCTCCAATATGACCGAATTAACAAGACTTGCGCTGACCATCTCTGCACATCCACTGAACAATTTCAGTCTCACATTGAAACGTTAAACAGTTTGGGGTTTGAAGCGATAAGCCTAAAGCACCTGGCCGATTTTTACTATGAAGGCATTTTGCTGCCCGAAAAATCTGTTCTTCTAACGTTCGATCACGCTTATCTCTCCACGTACGAGTCGGTGCATCCCATAATTAAAGCTCTCCAATGGCCCGCCGTGATGGAAATTAACGCAGACAGAATCGAGTTGCGAAATACTACATTCTTATACTGGGGGAAGCTTAAACAAATGGCCCAAAGCGGATTGTGGGATTTCACTATATCGGGATTTTCTCACTCACAAGGTAACAACTCATACCCTGCCGAGCCGCCCTCTCAAGAGAATTCGACGATTCGCGCTTCACTGGCATCGCAGCAGACTCTTCTCGATGGAGCCATAGCTCGCATTGACGCAAATGTAACCGACACAAGCAGTCGCATATCAGATCACAGAATATTTTCTTTTAGTCGAACAAAGGACTCGTTAATCGGCATTCCCCTGAAGCAGGCATTGGCAGAGCGATTCAACAGATCTCCGGAACTTAATCGATACGTAGCATTTGCAGACGATCTTTTTGGCCTGAACACTTCCTTAAATAAAGCAAGCCAAATCAATCAGCTTAGAGTACCTCCTGGCATGAGTACCGAGAACTTTTCAAAGCTGATTGAAAGTAGCATTATCTCCCCAACTATTTATGGAAACAACAGTTCAACTCAAAGACTGTGGAAAATTTCTCAGGGACAAATTGATATTAATGGCAAGGTTTGCTCTCTACAAGGAAGCCCTCAAGCAGATATGTGGTTGCCCTCTGGGCCACATGCAAATAACTGGAGACTTTCGACGATCTTGCGTTTGGACAGCGGGCAATTTTGGTTTGTACAGAAATCTCCGACAACCGATACCTTGGTCAGATTTGGCGGCGATAAGCAAAGTTTACATGTCCAAGTTAGCAATGAGTCGGGCGAGATTACTAATCTGCGCTCGGCTCCATTTGGAGCGACCAAAGGCGAGAGACATAGTTTAACTATTATCAAACGCGGCCATGGCATGTGGGTAGAATGGAATGGCAAATTGCTTTTCGATCGCCCAATAAAATTGCCCTCGCACTTTCAGGGAGAAATTGGCGTTGTCAGCTGGACGGATTCCACAGACAAATCGCGAGTTGAACTAGCGGATACCAAGTTTGAAGTATTGCCAAATACATTGAGAGTATTGGAGCCTTTTCCATCCGCTGAAGAGGTTAAAAAAACGCACATTATGAGCGATATGCTAACTCATTTGAGCACCATCCAATGGGCTGTCGCAGGCAATAAGTCTTGGAGAATAGGGGCAGAAGATATTTTTTACAAAATCGCGCCGGACTATTTTGGATTAGATTTCGTCCCGGCAATATGTATCATGCCGCAATTACCTGATAAACAAACAGAGGGGAAGATCCACATTACTGCAGAGGGATGGCAAGAATCAGCGTTGCGGATCATTGAGAAAATAAAATCGCCAATCGTATATTTAGTTTTCGACGAACTTAAAGCTTTCAAGTTATCCGAGGTAAACAAGCTTGCCGCCAGAGCAAAAGAACTAAACCCACAGAAAATCATATGGACATCTCATGCGACTACAACCGCCTCAGCACCAGGTCTAAAGGTTTCATCGAGTGACAACATATGCGCCTTTCTCAGTAAATCGAGCAAAGCTCTCTTGCCAATGGAGGAAACTTAA
- a CDS encoding type II toxin-antitoxin system RelE/ParE family toxin, whose product MQLVFYRRPNGKEPFVEWMRGLRDKRGKQRIEARLNRLLDGNFSDWRAVGNGVNELRIHFGAGYRVYFGRDGSELVILLCGGDKGSQERDIVRAKKLWLEYKQDREN is encoded by the coding sequence ATGCAGTTAGTTTTTTACCGAAGGCCAAATGGCAAGGAGCCTTTTGTGGAATGGATGAGGGGTTTGAGGGATAAGCGGGGGAAGCAGCGCATCGAGGCGCGCCTCAATAGGCTTTTAGACGGAAATTTTAGCGATTGGCGTGCGGTTGGAAACGGCGTGAATGAGCTTAGAATACATTTTGGCGCTGGGTATCGGGTATATTTTGGAAGAGATGGTAGCGAGTTGGTAATTCTTCTTTGCGGCGGCGATAAAGGGTCGCAAGAGCGAGATATCGTTAGGGCGAAGAAATTATGGTTAGAGTATAAGCAAGATAGAGAGAACTAA
- a CDS encoding tetratricopeptide repeat protein, with the protein MSLATLDFRNWLLLSVLYFSLLIGLSWPHCSLAASPGQEALDQGSVYYREGRYAEAFSKFKESTKKDPALLKAWENLGRTSVKLKQFSEARQVFDTLIKLSGAKVDFLNSLANDFRHHDEFNTAIYYWDKSLALNPAQPKVSLAVGDAYAQLGDCTKAIREYQKLIEVEGFANVSIRRTTGCLVSLKRPDEARDLLIRHLTAFPDLGADLAIIYSREGQQFFLEGDFAQAQKLFAMASKLAPNEPGHLVDLGWAFRRAGYESRAIDSWIAAFQLDPKNQPVFKPLGDVNLELGNLRQADFWYQGGIKNSSVKPEVLRNLGWAYWKNDRLEDSRRIWLQYADLSPQNPEPLSLLARHSIHAGDYAQAAAYAKQSLVLNPDQPNTALTRVQALLRTDNFDLAREETKHYLAQFPGHLGLNQFFGDTLMQYHDFEQGEEQWRKVLNLGGNSERAHVFWIRSLYEQGKYESALRHARDRLSKYGPNKALYGLLINDALRRGDDKESIDYREKSLRHFPDDERMWVALSEAYRKQGDNETARRTLIAARQRIPLSTQIKIALAELELADKNFEQALREFRILQEQIPNNRRVFAGLLSTLIGLRELDEAIKHLDRNRKFFLTREQEELFRAAILADAGDFKAANKLYESVRQTPKNSIDVAILLYHGIGKHQRAANISQAQFDEQLKALSDAGFTSITVEQLRRIIDGELPAPPRPFLVTFDDARIDAFSLADPVLKRYGMNATMFVPTGLLADGHPFFGDWNIIRQYYATGRWDLQSHGHKAHNPITVDSEGRQGPFLTNYEWHTASRRFETPGEFVSRLDADYRRSINSIDENIPTIKVSGFALPFSEAGQEDAGNVRNALNINEHLLGKHFRFAFIQDQAAYNRIDLDADSENLLVLQRFSVPEDWTGSMLVSHLRTKSHVAKAAKGLAAIKYRQGRFSEAREAFTEISEDPYTQYYLASMDYQQSQFPEARARLASLEAEEVEPALRAKIDEFNHKLKWHINPSVEIRYLYQEDSNNDGHDEAAARADYPVHDRAHIWLEPGMSNLRGNVGESRTASEISSGARFTFPILLSVDAAVRYRNFDQGDNTFNYWLASQYEGDRTALSLRWSQRDIDSLRAKLAEIDSSQIDFTLSQRFLENWFFGANASYIDYSDDIQRTDFRFDVRYRLRQLSSVSIGPDLVYRDANGTSPNYYAPDELTAGRFNVYFNDRLNEVFSLDAKASSGWAHDRPNGNRFSSDVLFQLNADITDSTKGLVGMTYSRVPDYDNLVINASLHYLF; encoded by the coding sequence ATGTCATTAGCAACTTTGGACTTTCGAAATTGGTTGTTACTATCTGTCCTTTACTTTTCGCTACTGATTGGCCTTTCTTGGCCACACTGCTCCTTGGCAGCCTCCCCAGGACAAGAGGCTCTGGATCAGGGGAGTGTTTATTACCGAGAAGGGCGCTATGCCGAGGCATTTAGCAAATTCAAGGAGTCGACCAAAAAGGATCCTGCTCTGCTAAAAGCCTGGGAAAATCTAGGACGAACCTCGGTAAAACTCAAGCAATTCTCTGAGGCAAGACAGGTGTTCGATACGTTAATAAAACTTAGCGGGGCAAAGGTGGATTTTCTAAACTCGCTAGCAAACGACTTTCGCCACCATGATGAGTTCAATACCGCTATTTATTATTGGGATAAAAGCCTTGCGTTAAACCCTGCACAGCCAAAAGTATCGCTAGCTGTCGGCGATGCCTATGCGCAACTAGGTGACTGCACGAAAGCTATTCGCGAGTACCAAAAGCTAATTGAGGTAGAGGGTTTTGCCAACGTCTCAATAAGGCGAACAACGGGCTGCTTAGTAAGTTTGAAACGTCCAGACGAAGCGAGAGATTTGTTGATTAGGCACCTAACTGCTTTTCCAGACCTAGGCGCGGATTTGGCTATCATTTATTCCCGTGAAGGGCAGCAATTCTTTTTGGAGGGCGATTTTGCGCAGGCGCAAAAGTTGTTTGCCATGGCGAGCAAACTCGCTCCCAATGAACCGGGCCATTTGGTAGATTTGGGCTGGGCCTTCCGCCGAGCTGGCTATGAATCCCGTGCTATCGATTCCTGGATAGCCGCCTTTCAGCTCGACCCAAAGAATCAACCTGTTTTCAAGCCTTTGGGCGATGTGAATTTGGAACTGGGGAATCTTCGCCAAGCCGACTTTTGGTACCAAGGCGGAATTAAAAACTCCTCTGTCAAGCCAGAAGTATTGCGAAACTTAGGTTGGGCCTACTGGAAGAACGATAGGTTAGAGGACTCTCGGCGAATTTGGCTGCAATATGCCGACCTAAGTCCGCAAAACCCAGAGCCGTTATCGCTACTGGCAAGACACAGCATACATGCTGGCGACTATGCTCAAGCCGCAGCATACGCGAAGCAAAGCCTCGTTTTGAATCCTGACCAGCCTAATACCGCCCTAACTAGAGTTCAAGCGCTTTTAAGAACAGATAATTTTGATTTAGCACGAGAGGAGACTAAACACTATCTCGCCCAATTCCCTGGTCACCTCGGCCTAAATCAATTCTTCGGCGATACGCTAATGCAGTATCACGATTTCGAGCAGGGTGAGGAGCAGTGGCGCAAAGTGCTAAATCTCGGTGGCAACTCCGAGCGAGCCCACGTATTTTGGATCCGCAGTCTCTACGAACAAGGTAAGTATGAGAGTGCTCTGAGACACGCCCGTGACAGACTGTCTAAATATGGGCCAAATAAGGCGCTTTATGGTTTGCTAATTAACGACGCCTTGCGCCGAGGAGACGACAAGGAGAGTATTGATTACCGAGAAAAATCCTTGAGGCATTTTCCAGATGATGAACGGATGTGGGTGGCTCTTTCTGAAGCCTACAGAAAGCAAGGCGATAACGAGACTGCGCGAAGGACTTTGATCGCCGCCCGGCAAAGAATTCCACTAAGTACTCAGATTAAGATTGCCTTGGCGGAACTAGAGCTTGCAGACAAGAACTTCGAGCAGGCTTTACGCGAGTTTAGAATCCTCCAGGAGCAGATTCCAAATAACCGAAGAGTATTCGCGGGGTTGCTTTCGACGCTAATTGGCCTACGAGAACTGGATGAAGCGATTAAACATCTCGATAGAAACCGAAAATTCTTTCTAACACGCGAGCAGGAAGAATTATTCCGCGCTGCCATACTGGCGGATGCTGGAGATTTTAAGGCAGCTAACAAGCTCTATGAGAGTGTTAGACAAACACCTAAGAATTCCATAGACGTTGCCATTTTGCTTTATCACGGGATTGGGAAGCATCAGCGCGCCGCCAATATCTCTCAGGCGCAGTTTGATGAGCAATTAAAAGCTCTATCGGATGCAGGTTTTACAAGCATCACAGTTGAGCAGCTTCGCCGCATAATTGACGGCGAGCTGCCAGCGCCGCCTCGTCCCTTTCTCGTCACCTTTGACGATGCGAGAATTGATGCTTTTAGTTTAGCAGATCCTGTGCTCAAGCGGTACGGCATGAACGCCACTATGTTTGTTCCAACCGGCTTGCTTGCCGATGGACATCCGTTCTTTGGAGATTGGAATATTATTAGACAATATTACGCAACTGGCCGATGGGATTTGCAGAGCCACGGCCACAAGGCCCATAACCCAATAACAGTGGACAGCGAAGGTCGACAAGGGCCATTTCTTACCAATTATGAATGGCACACTGCATCTAGACGCTTCGAAACTCCCGGTGAATTTGTTAGCAGATTAGACGCAGATTATCGACGTTCAATTAACAGCATTGACGAAAACATACCGACAATAAAGGTTAGTGGGTTTGCTCTGCCTTTTTCCGAGGCTGGACAGGAAGATGCCGGAAATGTTCGCAACGCATTAAATATTAACGAGCACTTGCTAGGAAAGCACTTTCGCTTCGCATTTATTCAGGATCAAGCTGCCTATAATCGCATTGACTTGGATGCAGATAGCGAGAACTTGCTCGTGCTGCAAAGATTTTCCGTGCCAGAGGATTGGACTGGTTCCATGCTGGTATCGCATTTAAGAACCAAAAGCCACGTTGCCAAAGCAGCCAAGGGCCTTGCCGCAATAAAATATAGACAGGGCCGATTTTCTGAAGCGAGGGAGGCTTTTACAGAGATAAGTGAGGATCCTTATACTCAGTATTACCTTGCATCAATGGACTACCAACAGAGTCAGTTTCCAGAAGCACGCGCTCGCCTGGCATCATTAGAGGCCGAGGAAGTCGAGCCGGCACTGCGTGCCAAGATTGACGAGTTTAATCATAAGTTAAAGTGGCACATTAATCCCTCTGTTGAAATTAGGTACCTTTATCAAGAGGATTCAAACAATGACGGGCACGATGAGGCAGCCGCGAGAGCCGACTATCCGGTGCATGACAGAGCGCATATATGGTTAGAACCAGGAATGAGCAATCTGCGAGGAAATGTAGGCGAAAGCCGCACCGCTAGCGAGATTAGCAGTGGTGCGCGTTTTACTTTTCCCATTCTTCTATCCGTCGACGCAGCCGTGCGTTATCGCAATTTTGATCAAGGCGACAACACTTTTAATTACTGGCTAGCATCTCAATACGAAGGCGATAGAACAGCGTTGTCGCTTCGTTGGTCACAGAGAGATATCGATTCGCTTAGGGCAAAACTCGCAGAAATCGACTCCTCGCAAATTGACTTTACTTTAAGTCAGAGATTCCTGGAAAACTGGTTCTTTGGAGCAAATGCTAGCTACATTGACTATTCGGACGATATTCAAAGGACAGATTTTAGATTTGACGTGCGTTATCGGTTGCGACAACTAAGCTCTGTGTCTATTGGGCCGGACTTAGTGTACCGAGATGCAAACGGCACGTCTCCCAATTACTATGCACCAGATGAGCTAACGGCTGGGCGATTTAACGTTTACTTCAATGACCGATTGAACGAAGTATTTTCGCTCGATGCCAAAGCTAGCTCTGGATGGGCGCACGACCGACCAAATGGGAATCGTTTCTCTAGCGATGTGCTCTTTCAACTCAATGCTGACATCACCGACTCAACAAAAGGACTTGTAGGAATGACTTACTCTCGAGTGCCAGATTACGACAATCTAGTTATTAACGCATCGCTACACTATTTGTTTTAG